A genomic window from Candidatus Tumulicola sp. includes:
- a CDS encoding cysteine desulfurase, producing MSEAEVARIRADFPILKERPHGKPLVFLDSAASSQKPIQVIEAMDDYYRRYHANIHRGVYHISELATEAYEEARAAVARFINAPRASECIYVRNATEALNLVAYSWGRSNVGPKDAIVVTEMEHHSNLVPWQVLAQQTGAQLRFVRVTDDGLLDLTNLDALLDGAKIFAFTAVSNTLGTINPTKRLAARARAAGAVSVVDACQAVPRMPVDVQDWGADFIAFSSHKMLGPTGVGILWGQQALLDSMPPFLTGGGMIGIVRLERSTYADVPARFEAGTPAIAEAVGLGAAVRYLEAIGMDRVHRYELELASYAMRRLRETSHVTIYGPGMEHRTGVISITVGDIHAHDLASILDSEGVCVRAGHHCNQPLMEKLGVPATARASFYLYNTPGEVDALIAAIEKAKKIFKLT from the coding sequence CTGAGCGAGGCCGAGGTCGCTCGCATCCGCGCCGATTTCCCGATCCTCAAAGAACGTCCGCACGGCAAGCCTTTGGTTTTCCTCGACAGCGCGGCATCTTCGCAGAAGCCCATTCAAGTCATCGAGGCGATGGACGACTACTACCGGCGCTATCACGCCAACATCCATCGCGGCGTCTACCATATCAGCGAATTGGCCACCGAGGCGTACGAAGAGGCGCGCGCCGCCGTAGCGCGGTTCATCAACGCACCGCGCGCGAGCGAATGCATCTACGTCCGCAACGCGACCGAGGCCCTTAATCTCGTCGCGTATTCGTGGGGCCGCTCGAACGTCGGACCGAAAGACGCCATCGTGGTGACGGAGATGGAGCACCACTCCAATCTCGTGCCGTGGCAGGTGCTCGCGCAGCAGACGGGGGCGCAACTGCGTTTCGTGCGGGTCACCGACGACGGACTGCTTGATCTGACCAACCTCGACGCGCTGCTCGACGGCGCCAAGATCTTCGCGTTCACGGCCGTCAGCAATACGTTGGGCACGATCAACCCGACGAAGCGACTTGCCGCCCGCGCGCGCGCGGCGGGAGCCGTCAGCGTCGTTGACGCGTGCCAAGCCGTGCCGCGCATGCCGGTCGACGTGCAGGACTGGGGCGCCGACTTCATCGCGTTCTCGTCGCACAAGATGCTGGGCCCTACCGGCGTGGGCATCCTATGGGGCCAGCAAGCGCTGCTGGATTCGATGCCGCCATTTTTGACCGGCGGCGGCATGATCGGCATCGTGCGGCTCGAGCGCTCTACCTACGCCGATGTGCCCGCGCGCTTCGAGGCCGGCACGCCAGCCATCGCCGAGGCGGTGGGCTTGGGCGCTGCCGTGCGCTATCTCGAGGCGATCGGCATGGATCGCGTCCATCGCTACGAACTGGAGCTGGCTTCGTACGCGATGCGGCGCCTGCGCGAGACGTCGCACGTCACGATCTACGGGCCCGGGATGGAGCATCGCACCGGCGTCATCTCGATCACGGTCGGCGACATCCACGCGCACGATCTCGCCAGCATTCTCGATAGCGAAGGGGTCTGCGTGCGCGCAGGGCACCACTGCAACCAGCCGCTGATGGAGAAGCTCGGCGTGCCGGCGACCGCCCGCGCCTCGTTCTACCTTTACAACACGCCGGGCGAGGTCGATGCGCTGATCGCGGCGATCGAAAAGGCGAAGAAGATCTTCAAGCTAACATAG
- a CDS encoding MBL fold metallo-hydrolase → MIVEHIPVGLLACNCIVLGDEKTGKAIVIDPGDDIDKIEALLSKHGLTVTAILATHAHIDHVGGLALLKERTGAPALIHEADVPLYEALAAQAEWLGVPAPPVGEIDKNLVDGGSIDFGRLRVDVRHTPGHTPGSVSLVLPQDKPVVFSGDTLFAGSIGRTDLWGGNFDDIMRSIRGTLMALPDEALVVPGHGPETTIGAERRTNPFITK, encoded by the coding sequence GTGATCGTCGAGCATATCCCGGTCGGACTCTTAGCGTGCAACTGTATCGTGCTCGGCGATGAGAAGACCGGCAAAGCGATCGTCATCGATCCCGGCGATGATATCGACAAGATCGAGGCGCTCCTCTCCAAGCACGGGCTGACGGTGACGGCCATCCTCGCGACGCACGCACACATCGACCATGTTGGTGGACTCGCGCTGCTCAAAGAGCGCACTGGGGCCCCGGCGTTGATCCACGAAGCCGATGTCCCCCTGTACGAAGCGCTTGCAGCGCAAGCGGAATGGCTGGGCGTACCCGCGCCGCCCGTCGGCGAGATCGACAAGAACCTCGTTGACGGAGGATCGATCGACTTCGGGCGCCTGCGAGTCGACGTGCGCCACACACCCGGACACACGCCGGGCAGCGTTTCGCTCGTATTGCCGCAGGACAAGCCCGTGGTCTTTTCCGGCGACACGCTTTTTGCCGGCAGCATCGGCCGAACCGACTTGTGGGGCGGCAATTTCGACGACATCATGCGTTCCATACGCGGCACGTTGATGGCGCTGCCGGACGAAGCGTTGGTAGTGCCGGGGCACGGACCAGAGACGACGATCGGCGCCGAACGGCGCACCAACCCGTTCATCACAAAGTAA
- a CDS encoding hotdog domain-containing protein, whose protein sequence is MNLKIGQTSQSEYVASAERLADRYGNAGVPVLATPHLVALAESECVRCVADALAPGTSTVGIRLDVRHLAATPEAMRFTMRAELAEIDRRRLVFKVEAHDEVEKIFEGVHERFIVETGPFLVKTSAKKAAAKR, encoded by the coding sequence ATGAACCTCAAGATCGGGCAGACGTCGCAGTCAGAATATGTCGCTTCTGCGGAACGGCTGGCGGATCGATATGGCAATGCCGGTGTTCCGGTTCTGGCGACGCCGCACTTGGTGGCGCTCGCCGAGAGCGAATGCGTGCGCTGCGTGGCAGACGCGCTCGCGCCCGGAACGTCGACGGTCGGCATCCGGCTGGACGTGCGCCACCTCGCAGCCACGCCCGAGGCCATGCGCTTCACGATGCGCGCGGAGTTGGCCGAGATCGATCGGCGCAGGCTGGTTTTCAAAGTCGAAGCGCACGACGAAGTCGAGAAGATCTTCGAAGGCGTTCACGAGCGTTTCATCGTCGAGACCGGACCGTTTCTGGTCAAGACGAGCGCCAAGAAGGCAGCGGCGAAGCGGTGA
- the sufD gene encoding Fe-S cluster assembly protein SufD yields the protein MTETLIKNAVDAEIIKTISASEPAWLRELRLGAFERYASLPTPTDRTPGWRRLKLDGISFDPPAPAPSSPSWEIGSENERKGVFLGHLSACAKLEAFEPLIREELTRRTPASSLEKFSSLVQCAWRIGCFVYVPDGVEATEPIRLGYFDYGPYPRTLIILGKNARLTLTEQFAKGYDFTAGLTTLVLGDGAHLTYAHVQECEHSAVVFSHQHARIGRDAKLVTLNFGLGGRLAKSDVEVELLGRGAHSDMLGLIFAEGSQQFDYHTLQGHRSPDTRSDLLFKAALDDESHSVYTGVIIIEKGAQRSDAYQANRNLLLGANARADTEPKLEIEADDVRCTHGATVGPIDEEQLFYLQSRGLDEDSASRLVVDGFFQDVLDRVGDPRVTDPLREKVWPHLGRLGAH from the coding sequence TTGACCGAAACGCTGATCAAGAACGCAGTCGACGCCGAAATCATCAAAACGATTTCGGCGTCTGAGCCTGCGTGGCTGCGCGAACTGCGCCTGGGCGCGTTCGAGCGCTACGCGAGCCTGCCCACGCCCACGGATCGAACCCCAGGTTGGCGCCGCTTAAAGTTGGACGGGATCTCCTTCGACCCGCCGGCGCCGGCGCCGTCCAGCCCGTCCTGGGAAATCGGCAGCGAGAACGAAAGGAAAGGCGTATTCCTCGGCCACCTGAGCGCGTGCGCCAAGTTGGAGGCATTTGAACCACTCATCCGCGAGGAACTGACGCGCCGCACTCCAGCAAGTTCCTTGGAGAAATTCTCATCGCTGGTGCAGTGCGCTTGGCGGATCGGGTGTTTCGTTTACGTGCCCGACGGAGTTGAGGCGACGGAACCCATCCGTCTAGGCTACTTCGACTACGGTCCGTACCCGCGCACACTCATCATCCTGGGCAAGAACGCGCGTCTTACGTTGACGGAGCAGTTCGCCAAGGGTTACGATTTTACGGCTGGACTTACGACATTGGTTCTCGGAGATGGCGCACACCTCACGTACGCGCATGTTCAAGAATGTGAACACAGCGCCGTCGTCTTCTCGCACCAGCATGCGCGCATCGGGCGCGACGCCAAATTGGTGACGCTCAACTTCGGCCTCGGCGGCCGGCTGGCGAAAAGCGACGTCGAGGTCGAGCTGCTCGGCCGCGGCGCGCACAGCGATATGCTGGGGCTCATCTTCGCTGAAGGCTCGCAGCAATTCGACTACCATACGCTACAGGGCCACCGCTCGCCCGACACGCGCAGCGATCTGCTGTTCAAGGCCGCGTTGGACGACGAATCGCATTCGGTCTACACGGGCGTGATCATCATCGAAAAAGGCGCGCAGCGCAGCGATGCCTATCAGGCGAATCGCAACCTGTTGCTCGGCGCGAACGCGCGCGCAGACACCGAGCCCAAACTCGAGATTGAGGCAGACGACGTGCGCTGTACGCATGGCGCAACGGTCGGCCCCATCGACGAAGAACAGCTCTTCTACCTCCAGAGCCGCGGCCTCGACGAGGATTCGGCATCGCGGCTCGTCGTGGACGGATTCTTCCAGGACGTGCTCGACCGCGTGGGCGATCCGCGCGTGACCGATCCGCTGCGCGAGAAGGTCTGGCCGCACCTCGGACGTCTTGGAGCGCACTAG
- a CDS encoding helix-turn-helix domain-containing protein gives MREASFFQTTRGRVTQSLKRHGPRTASELAEELGLTANAIRQHLARLERDGLVLETSARRGPTKPSLLFSLTGEGERLFPQRYGVLLNAVLNELRAEEGEERVSALFRNLGKRSARKYASRFEGKGDEQRVAELTKILQEQGVLADFERTQDGFVLREHNCPFKDTAVAHPQVCGVVHTLMQEVLPTTPTQRTSIARGDDVCEFIIPSKAGGT, from the coding sequence ATGCGAGAAGCAAGTTTTTTTCAAACGACCCGCGGTCGCGTCACCCAGTCGCTAAAACGACATGGTCCGCGGACGGCTTCCGAGCTCGCCGAAGAGCTCGGTCTTACCGCGAACGCGATCCGGCAGCACTTGGCGCGCCTGGAACGCGACGGGCTGGTTCTCGAGACGAGCGCACGCCGTGGTCCGACAAAGCCCAGCCTCCTGTTTTCGCTCACCGGTGAGGGAGAGCGCCTCTTCCCACAGCGTTACGGCGTTCTGCTCAACGCTGTGTTGAACGAGTTGCGCGCCGAAGAAGGCGAGGAACGCGTTTCTGCGCTGTTCCGCAACCTTGGCAAGCGCTCCGCGCGCAAATATGCGTCGCGCTTCGAGGGCAAGGGCGATGAACAGCGAGTAGCCGAGCTGACCAAGATCCTCCAAGAGCAAGGCGTGCTCGCCGACTTCGAACGCACGCAGGACGGGTTTGTCCTGCGCGAGCACAACTGCCCGTTCAAGGATACCGCCGTAGCGCACCCGCAGGTTTGCGGCGTCGTTCACACGCTGATGCAAGAGGTATTGCCCACCACGCCGACGCAGCGAACCTCGATCGCACGAGGCGACGACGTCTGCGAGTTCATCATCCCTTCCAAAGCTGGAGGCACCTAG
- a CDS encoding VOC family protein, whose amino-acid sequence MPVHPIHHLSIGTDAFKVAKKFYGALLPALGFDIVFEKPDSFGYQREGFEIILVKGSSVKEDLWDGERRVGFDHLALNADSRAKVDECAKLLDELGGDIDEPPAVDPEHGDDYYALWARDPSGLRIEVVYQGP is encoded by the coding sequence ATGCCTGTCCATCCGATTCACCATCTGTCGATCGGCACCGATGCCTTCAAGGTCGCCAAAAAATTCTACGGCGCGTTGCTGCCCGCGCTTGGTTTCGACATCGTTTTTGAGAAGCCCGACTCGTTCGGCTATCAGCGCGAAGGCTTTGAGATCATCCTGGTCAAGGGCAGTAGCGTCAAAGAAGATCTGTGGGACGGCGAGCGCCGCGTCGGCTTCGACCACCTCGCGCTCAATGCTGATTCGCGCGCGAAAGTCGACGAGTGCGCGAAGCTCTTGGACGAACTCGGGGGCGACATCGACGAGCCGCCGGCCGTCGATCCAGAACACGGCGACGACTATTACGCCTTGTGGGCGCGCGATCCGAGCGGCCTGCGCATCGAGGTCGTCTACCAAGGGCCCTAA
- a CDS encoding STAS domain-containing protein, whose protein sequence is MRAVSEFDMKTKGALVATRRRSPITDTIVIGPRLDASCAKRLSRSIGRVLESGLRDCTIDMSGVETADSVGFGALIAALRKLGAVGAYVAVVCANPTVRRLFEVAGITRLVPVVSRLDDARSLRAAARAGAA, encoded by the coding sequence GTGCGGGCAGTTAGTGAGTTCGACATGAAGACCAAGGGCGCGCTCGTCGCGACGAGGCGCAGATCTCCCATCACCGATACGATCGTCATCGGCCCGCGGCTGGACGCTTCGTGCGCGAAGCGTTTGTCCAGATCCATCGGACGCGTCCTCGAATCCGGTTTGCGCGACTGCACGATCGACATGTCCGGCGTTGAAACCGCCGATTCCGTGGGCTTTGGGGCGCTGATCGCCGCGTTGCGAAAACTTGGCGCGGTCGGGGCCTACGTCGCGGTCGTGTGCGCGAACCCGACGGTGCGGCGGCTGTTTGAAGTCGCGGGCATCACCCGCCTGGTGCCCGTGGTCTCGCGACTGGACGATGCGCGTTCACTGCGCGCTGCTGCCCGCGCCGGCGCCGCCTAA
- a CDS encoding efflux RND transporter periplasmic adaptor subunit — MGPAAVLAAAVAISTLGAFGCAPRQGGPPGGGAGGFAMPVAAAPIKRGSIAEYFQVTGEVMPLQAASLSSVVSGAVVSVGAQIGQRVHKGDLLVQIDASTLRAQQAQAAANLSEVSANTQGGSTTAQANLASAKVADDTAQANLRRNETLFHQGYVAKTTLEQAAEQAAAADAAYHAALVTAQNASLRKGNSAATAAVQNAEAALGAISAQIAQSEVRAPFDGVVTARNVDPGSLATPGTVLMEVVQMDHCYVDVGISGSNLGTVHVGTPANVTISGIANRTWHGTVAYLNLAAAPGSLIYRARIPLANPDLTLRSGMIATAAFKSAGKTGVLLAPRAAVFQTDTGYSMFVIDGGKAKPLQVEVGLQNDQQVEVTGPGLKPGVQAILNHSVLLQPGMPVQSMSAKGGKGY; from the coding sequence TTGGGCCCGGCCGCTGTGCTGGCCGCGGCGGTTGCGATCTCGACACTCGGCGCCTTCGGCTGCGCGCCGCGGCAGGGCGGCCCGCCGGGCGGCGGCGCCGGCGGTTTTGCGATGCCGGTGGCTGCCGCTCCGATCAAACGCGGCTCCATCGCCGAGTATTTCCAAGTCACGGGCGAAGTGATGCCGCTGCAAGCGGCCTCGCTGTCCTCGGTGGTGTCCGGCGCGGTCGTCTCGGTCGGCGCGCAGATCGGCCAGCGCGTCCACAAAGGCGACCTTCTGGTGCAGATCGACGCCAGCACGCTGCGGGCGCAACAGGCGCAAGCGGCGGCCAACCTGTCGGAGGTGAGCGCCAACACCCAAGGCGGCTCCACTACGGCGCAGGCCAATCTCGCATCCGCAAAGGTGGCGGACGATACCGCGCAAGCTAACCTGCGCCGCAACGAAACGCTGTTCCACCAAGGCTACGTCGCAAAAACGACGCTCGAGCAGGCAGCGGAACAAGCAGCGGCGGCGGACGCCGCGTATCACGCCGCCTTGGTGACGGCGCAAAACGCCAGTCTTCGCAAGGGGAACAGCGCGGCGACGGCCGCCGTGCAAAACGCGGAGGCCGCGCTGGGCGCCATCAGCGCGCAGATCGCGCAGAGCGAAGTCCGGGCCCCGTTTGACGGCGTGGTGACGGCGCGCAACGTCGACCCAGGCTCGCTTGCGACGCCCGGCACAGTGTTGATGGAAGTCGTGCAAATGGACCACTGCTATGTCGACGTCGGCATTTCGGGATCCAACTTAGGGACCGTGCACGTCGGCACGCCGGCGAACGTGACCATCTCGGGGATAGCGAACCGCACCTGGCATGGCACCGTCGCGTACCTCAACCTCGCGGCAGCTCCGGGATCGTTGATCTATCGCGCGCGGATCCCGCTCGCCAATCCCGATCTTACGTTGCGCTCGGGCATGATCGCCACTGCAGCGTTCAAAAGCGCCGGCAAGACCGGCGTGCTGCTGGCGCCTCGCGCGGCAGTGTTCCAAACCGACACCGGCTACTCGATGTTCGTGATCGACGGCGGCAAAGCCAAGCCGCTGCAGGTTGAGGTCGGTCTTCAGAACGACCAGCAGGTCGAAGTCACCGGCCCCGGCCTCAAGCCCGGCGTGCAAGCCATTCTGAACCACTCGGTGCTGCTCCAGCCGGGCATGCCGGTCCAATCGATGTCGGCAAAGGGCGGCAAAGGGTACTGA
- a CDS encoding iron-sulfur cluster assembly scaffold protein — translation MDFPKFQELVEKRHGFATMENPSATGEYFSDSCGDMYTFYLKVGEGDRIEDISYFTTGCGFGVATCAILTTLAKNKTVDEAEAITPAEIESFLDGFPERKKDYPVRVLEALKVTIDNYRKAKAPTTAAEAFSKM, via the coding sequence ATGGATTTCCCCAAGTTTCAAGAGCTCGTCGAGAAGCGACACGGGTTTGCCACCATGGAAAACCCGAGCGCTACGGGCGAGTATTTCTCGGACTCGTGCGGCGACATGTACACGTTCTATCTCAAGGTCGGCGAGGGCGATAGGATCGAGGACATTTCGTATTTCACGACCGGCTGCGGTTTCGGCGTCGCCACTTGCGCGATTCTCACGACGCTCGCCAAGAACAAGACCGTGGACGAAGCGGAAGCGATCACGCCTGCAGAAATCGAGTCGTTCCTCGACGGCTTCCCCGAGCGCAAAAAGGACTATCCGGTCCGCGTGCTCGAGGCGCTCAAAGTGACGATCGACAACTATCGCAAGGCCAAAGCGCCGACCACCGCCGCCGAAGCCTTCTCCAAGATGTAA
- the sufB gene encoding Fe-S cluster assembly protein SufB, which translates to MALKQEQLVDKDYKYGFRDQTESYAFKARKGIDHDIVEQISQMKKEPQWMHDFRHKSLDIFLSKPMPPWANLELLGQINFDDIYYYMRASDVEGKTWEEVPEDIKRTFDRLGIPEAERKFLGGVTAQYDSEVVYHSIRKDLEAKGVLFSDMDTGLREHEDIVREHFATVIPPADNKFSALNSAAWSGGSFIWVPPGVRVDIPLQAYFRINAESMGQFERTLIIAEPGSFVHYIEGCTAPTYSSNSLHSAVVELIAKEGAHIRYTTIQNWYKNIYNLVTKRAIAHKNSHVEWVDGNIGSRLTMKYPSVYMVGEGARGEVLSVAYASEGMHQDAGAKMIHAAPNTTSIITSKSVSKGGGRTTYRGLVKVYEGCDGVKSNVRCDALLMDPESRSDTYPTMEIDAKNVRIEHEATVSKVGEEQLFYVMSRGLTEVEATTMIVNGFFEPFVKELPMEYAVELNRLIAMEMEGSVG; encoded by the coding sequence ATGGCCCTCAAACAAGAACAACTCGTCGACAAAGATTATAAGTACGGTTTCCGCGATCAAACCGAGAGCTACGCTTTCAAAGCGCGCAAAGGCATCGATCACGACATCGTCGAGCAGATCTCGCAGATGAAAAAAGAGCCGCAATGGATGCACGACTTCCGCCACAAATCGCTCGACATCTTCCTCTCCAAGCCGATGCCGCCGTGGGCCAATCTCGAGCTGCTCGGCCAGATCAATTTCGACGACATCTACTATTACATGCGCGCCTCCGACGTCGAGGGCAAGACGTGGGAAGAGGTGCCCGAGGACATCAAGCGCACGTTCGACCGGCTCGGCATCCCGGAAGCGGAGCGCAAGTTCTTGGGCGGGGTCACCGCGCAGTACGATTCTGAAGTCGTCTATCACAGCATTCGCAAGGACCTCGAGGCCAAGGGCGTGCTGTTCTCCGACATGGACACCGGTCTGCGCGAGCACGAGGATATCGTGCGCGAGCATTTCGCCACGGTGATCCCGCCGGCGGACAACAAATTCTCCGCGCTCAATTCGGCGGCGTGGTCGGGCGGCTCGTTCATCTGGGTACCGCCGGGCGTCCGCGTGGATATTCCGCTGCAGGCCTACTTCCGCATCAACGCCGAGAGCATGGGCCAGTTCGAACGCACGCTGATCATCGCCGAGCCGGGCTCGTTCGTGCACTACATCGAGGGATGTACCGCCCCGACGTACTCGAGCAACTCGCTGCACTCAGCCGTGGTGGAACTCATCGCCAAAGAAGGCGCGCATATCCGCTACACCACGATCCAGAACTGGTACAAGAACATCTATAATCTCGTGACCAAGCGCGCGATCGCGCACAAGAACTCGCACGTCGAGTGGGTCGACGGCAACATCGGCTCGCGCCTGACCATGAAGTATCCGTCGGTGTACATGGTGGGCGAAGGCGCGCGCGGCGAGGTGTTGTCGGTGGCGTACGCCAGTGAGGGCATGCATCAGGATGCCGGCGCGAAGATGATCCATGCCGCGCCGAACACGACCTCGATCATCACGAGCAAATCGGTGAGCAAGGGCGGCGGGCGCACCACCTATCGCGGCTTGGTCAAAGTGTACGAAGGCTGCGACGGCGTGAAATCCAACGTGCGCTGCGACGCGCTGCTCATGGATCCGGAATCTCGCTCCGACACCTACCCGACCATGGAGATCGACGCCAAGAACGTGCGCATCGAGCACGAGGCGACCGTCTCGAAGGTCGGCGAAGAGCAGCTCTTCTACGTGATGAGCCGTGGCCTGACCGAGGTAGAGGCGACCACGATGATCGTCAACGGCTTCTTCGAGCCGTTCGTCAAGGAGCTGCCCATGGAATACGCGGTGGAGCTCAACCGGCTCATCGCGATGGAGATGGAAGGCTCCGTCGGGTAA
- the sufC gene encoding Fe-S cluster assembly ATPase SufC: MPDIILEVRDLHVSVGDNEIIRGIDLSVERGSVHALMGPNGSGKSTLSLVLMGHPKYVVTKGDIFFEGKSVLGMKPNERSLAGMFLAFQYPSAVPGVSVANFMRNTLMARAKGNAPLTPAKFKGLLDSASDKLKIERSVLGRYVNDGFSGGEKKRLEMLQMLVLNPTLAILDETDSGLDIDALRIIAEGIEAQRSPERSILLITHYQRILNYVKPDVVHVLVKGKIVKQGGPELAHELEAQGYDPLIKELVEA; this comes from the coding sequence ATGCCAGACATCATCCTTGAAGTACGCGATTTGCACGTTTCCGTGGGCGACAACGAGATCATCCGCGGGATTGACCTTTCGGTCGAGCGCGGCTCGGTGCACGCCCTGATGGGCCCCAACGGCTCCGGCAAAAGCACTCTGTCGCTGGTCCTGATGGGGCACCCCAAGTACGTGGTCACCAAAGGCGACATCTTCTTCGAAGGCAAGAGCGTGCTCGGCATGAAGCCCAACGAGCGCTCGCTTGCCGGCATGTTCCTCGCTTTCCAATACCCGTCCGCCGTGCCGGGCGTGAGCGTCGCCAATTTCATGCGCAACACGCTCATGGCGCGAGCCAAGGGCAATGCCCCGCTGACGCCGGCCAAATTCAAAGGGCTGCTCGACTCAGCGTCCGACAAGCTCAAGATCGAGCGCTCAGTGTTGGGCCGCTACGTCAACGACGGTTTTTCGGGCGGCGAGAAGAAGCGGCTCGAAATGCTCCAAATGCTGGTGCTCAACCCGACGCTCGCAATCTTAGACGAAACCGATTCGGGGTTGGACATCGATGCGCTGCGCATCATCGCAGAAGGCATCGAGGCACAGCGTTCGCCGGAGCGCTCCATCCTGCTGATCACACACTACCAGCGCATCTTGAACTACGTGAAGCCCGACGTCGTGCACGTGCTCGTCAAGGGCAAGATCGTCAAGCAAGGCGGGCCGGAGCTGGCGCACGAGCTCGAAGCGCAGGGCTACGATCCGCTCATCAAAGAGTTAGTGGAGGCCTAA
- a CDS encoding SUF system NifU family Fe-S cluster assembly protein: MTDPTFTGMDELYRDFILDHYRNPRNAGTLEHPDASFEDINPLCGDKIRMDVAVRDGVVTDVKFRGRGCAISQASASLLTEEIKGKTLADIEKIGKDEVLANVGINISAARLKCALLGLKVLKQALALKYEPSEEEKAYPDGQRS; encoded by the coding sequence ATGACCGATCCAACCTTCACCGGGATGGACGAGCTCTACCGCGACTTCATCCTCGATCACTATCGCAATCCGCGCAACGCCGGCACGCTGGAGCATCCCGACGCGTCGTTCGAGGACATCAACCCGCTGTGCGGCGACAAGATCCGCATGGACGTGGCGGTGCGCGACGGCGTGGTCACCGATGTCAAGTTCAGGGGCCGCGGCTGCGCGATCTCGCAGGCCTCCGCGTCGCTGCTCACCGAGGAGATCAAGGGCAAAACGCTCGCCGACATCGAGAAGATCGGGAAGGACGAAGTGCTGGCCAACGTCGGCATCAACATCTCCGCCGCGCGCCTGAAGTGCGCGCTGCTGGGCCTCAAGGTGCTCAAACAGGCGCTGGCGCTCAAGTACGAACCATCAGAAGAAGAAAAAGCCTACCCCGACGGCCAACGCTCCTGA
- a CDS encoding non-heme iron oxygenase ferredoxin subunit → MPVLVEVARVSDVPVGKVKTVEAGGKRFALCNYDGTFYAIDDECTHDRGPLDQGELIGQEIECPRHGARFDVITGRATRLPAIRPVKSYPVTVTDGKICIEVPEAP, encoded by the coding sequence ATGCCGGTGTTGGTGGAAGTCGCGCGCGTCAGCGACGTGCCGGTGGGCAAAGTCAAGACGGTTGAAGCCGGTGGAAAACGTTTTGCGCTGTGCAATTACGACGGCACGTTCTACGCGATCGACGACGAGTGCACGCACGATCGCGGTCCGCTGGACCAGGGCGAACTCATCGGCCAAGAGATCGAATGTCCGCGCCATGGCGCTCGCTTTGACGTGATCACCGGTCGTGCCACGCGCCTGCCGGCCATCCGGCCCGTGAAATCCTATCCTGTCACCGTCACAGACGGCAAAATCTGCATCGAGGTGCCTGAAGCACCGTGA
- a CDS encoding phosphatase PAP2 family protein — protein MSTTLWFHSLWGDHALAVVAVALAQGGVLLTVVAFAGAAWRRRSQWGLLVPFAVGAAVGLALDLVAGWSYHELRPFVVLGVTPLVAHDPADNSFPSDHSAATAYVAAFLAFVNEPWAVLAIFAALAVGVARIFCLLHWQQDVLAGWAIGALPGVAAALYWKKRNGG, from the coding sequence ATGTCGACGACATTGTGGTTTCACTCGCTGTGGGGCGATCATGCTCTAGCGGTGGTGGCGGTGGCGCTCGCGCAAGGAGGTGTCCTGCTCACCGTCGTCGCGTTCGCCGGGGCGGCGTGGCGCCGCCGTTCGCAATGGGGCTTGCTCGTGCCCTTCGCGGTGGGCGCGGCAGTCGGCTTGGCCCTCGACCTTGTTGCAGGCTGGTCCTACCATGAGCTGCGGCCATTCGTCGTCCTCGGCGTCACGCCGCTCGTAGCGCACGACCCGGCCGACAACAGTTTTCCGTCGGATCATTCCGCGGCGACGGCCTATGTCGCGGCGTTTCTCGCGTTCGTGAATGAGCCATGGGCCGTGCTCGCCATTTTCGCGGCGCTCGCCGTCGGCGTCGCACGCATCTTCTGCTTGCTGCATTGGCAGCAAGACGTGTTGGCGGGGTGGGCGATCGGCGCGCTGCCGGGCGTGGCAGCTGCGTTGTATTGGAAAAAACGCAACGGCGGCTAG